Proteins encoded together in one Mus caroli chromosome 4, CAROLI_EIJ_v1.1, whole genome shotgun sequence window:
- the Gpn2 gene encoding GPN-loop GTPase 2 yields MCGCVTTAYAVAVWAGLPLQTSSGGIRKSELFPSLPGSLFVFLLGFPWFTWEGALGLPAPPMAGAAPSTAFGQAVIGPPGSGKTTYCLGMSEFLRALGRRVAVVNLDPANDGLPYECAVDVGELVGLGDVMDALRLGPNGGLLYCMEYLEANLDWLRAKLEPLRGHYFLFDCPGQVELCTHHTALRSIFSQMAQWDLRLTAVHLVDSHYCTDPAKFISVLCTSLATMLHVELPHVNILSKMDLIEHYGKLAFNLDYYTEVLDLSYLLEHLASDPFFRHYRQLNEKLVQLVEDYSLVSFIPLNIQDKDSIQRVLQAVDKANGYCFGVQEQRSLEAMMSAAMGADFHFSSTLGIQEKYLAPSEQTAEQEAMQL; encoded by the exons ATGTGCGGTTGCGTGACCACAGCCTATGCCGTGGCCGTGTGGGCGGGACTTCCTCTCCAGACAAGTTCCGGCGGAATCCGGAAGTCGGAGCTTTTTCCTTCCTTGCCGGGTAGTTTGTTCGTTTTTCTGCTTGGGTTTCCTTGGTTTACCTGGGAAGGAGCCCTTGGGCTGCCCGCTCCACCCATGGCGGGGGCCGCCCCAAGTACGGCCTTCGGGCAGGCAGTGATCGGGCCCCCGGGCTCGGGGAAGACCACGTACTGCCTGGGCATGAGTGAGTTCCTGCGCGCTCTGGGGCGGCGCGTGGCGGTGGTGAACCTGGACCCCGCTAACGACGGACTGCCTTACGAGTGTGCGGTGGACGTGGGCGAGCTGGTGGGGCTGGGCGACGTGATGGACGCGCTGCGCCTGGGGCCCAACGGTGGCCTGCTCTACTGCATGGAGTACCTGGAAGCCAACCTGGACTGGCTGCGCGCCAAGCTGGAGCCCCTGCGAGGCCACTACTTTCTCTTCGACTGCCCCGGCCAGGTGGAGCTCTGCACGCACCACACCGCCCTACGCAGCATCTTCTCCCAGATGGCCCAGTGGGACCTCAGG CTGACTGCTGTCCACCTTGTGGATTCTCACTACTGTACAGACCCAGCCAAGTTCATCTCTGTCCTGTGTACCTCCCTGGCCACCATGCTGCACGTGGAATTGCCCCACGTCAACATCCTCTCCAAGATGGACCTTATTGAACACTATGGGAAGCTGG CCTTCAACCTGGACTACTACACGGAGGTCCTGGACCTTTCCTACCTGCTTGAGCACCTGGCGTCTGACCCTTTCTTCAGGCACTACCGACAGCTCAATGAGAAGCTAGTGCAGCTCGTGGAAGACTACAGCCTGGTCTCCTTCATCCCTCTGAACATCCAG gACAAGGACAGCATCCAGCGAGTCTTACAGGCTGTGGATAAAGCCAATGGCTACTGTTTTGGGGTTCAAGAGCAGCGAAGCCTGGAAGCCATGATGTCCGCTGCAATGGGAGCTGATTTTCACTTCTCGTC CACTCTAGGCATCCAGGAGAAGTACTTAGCACCCTCGGAGCAGACCGCAGAGCAGGAAGCCATGCAGCTGTGA
- the Sfn gene encoding 14-3-3 protein sigma, whose amino-acid sequence MPPQPKGRARGTGAAEPSVTLETASSPVSLSILAVMERASLIQKAKLAEQAERYEDMAAFMKSAVEKGEELSCEERNLLSVAYKNVVGGQRAAWRVLSSIEQKSNEEGSEEKGPEVKEYREKVETELRGVCDTVLGLLDSHLIKGAGDAESRVFYLKMKGDYYRYLAEVATGEDKKRIIDSARSAYQEAMDISKKEMPPTNPIRLGLALNFSVFHYEIANSPEEAISLAKTTFDEAMADLHTLSEDSYKDSTLIMQLLRDNLTLWTADSAGEEGGEAPEEPQS is encoded by the coding sequence ATGCCACCCCAGCCAAAAGGCAGAGCCAGAGGCACGGGAGCCGCAGAACCCAGCGTTACTCTCGAGACAGCCAGTTCGCCCGTCTCTCTGTCCATCCTCGCAGTCATGGAGAGAGCCAGTCTGATCCAGAAGGCTAAGTTGGCCGAACAGGCCGAACGCTATGAGGACATGGCAGCTTTCATGAAGAGCGCCGTGGAAAAGGGCGAGGAGCTCTCCTGCGAGGAGCGAAACCTGCTTTCCGTAGCCTACAAGAACGTGGTGGGCGGCCAGAGAGCGGCCTGGAGGGTCCTGTCCAGCATCGAGCAGAAGAGCAACGAGGAGGGGTCAGAAGAGAAGGGCCCCGAGGTGAAAGAGTACCGGGAGAAGGTAGAGACGGAGCTCAGAGGTGTGTGCGACACCGTGCTCGGCCTGCTGGACTCCCACCTCATCAAAGGGGCTGGAGATGCAGAGAGCCGCGTCTTCTACCTGAAGATGAAGGGTGACTACTACCGCTACCTAGCCGAGGTGGCCACTGGCGAGGACAAGAAGCGCATCATCGATTCTGCCCGGTCAGCCTACCAGGAGGCCATGGACATCAGCAAGAAGGAGATGCCGCCCACCAACCCCATCCGCCTGGGCCTGGCCCTGAACTTTTCAGTCTTCCACTACGAGATAGCCAACAGCCCCGAGGAGGCCATCTCGCTGGCCAAGACCACCTTCGACGAGGCCATGGCCGACCTGCACACCCTCAGTGAGGACTCCTACAAGGACAGCACCCTGATCATGCAGCTCCTGAGAGACAACCTGACGCTGTGGACAGCCGACAGTGCTGGGGAAGAGGGTGGTGAGGCTCCGGAGGAGCCCCAGAGCTGA